The Xenopus laevis strain J_2021 chromosome 5L, Xenopus_laevis_v10.1, whole genome shotgun sequence genome has a segment encoding these proteins:
- the LOC121393570 gene encoding interleukin-17A-like, whose translation MLIASAHAHVPHRDCKLPLDADFPPVVKASMGSSGQIRSLRIEMSNRSLSPWDYINDEDNNRYPSIIYEAKCRHAGCLDSQGNMDPRVNSIPISQEILVLRREMIGCTPSFRLEKKMITVGCTCVRPIVHNLIE comes from the exons ATGCTGATAGCCTCTGCCCATGCCCATGTACCCCACAGAGACTGCAAGCTGCCACTTGATGCCGATTTCCCTCCGGTAGTGAAAGCCAGTATGGGCAGCAGCGGGCAAATTCGGAGCCTACGGATTGAGATGAGTAACCGCTCTCTGTCGCCTTGGGACTATAT CAATGACGAGGATAACAACAGGTACCCCAGTATCATTTATGAAGCTAAATGCCGTCATGCCGGCTGTCTGGACTCACAGGGTAACATGGACCCAAGGGTAAATTCCATCCCCATCAGTCAGGAAATTCTGGTTCTGCGCCGGGAGATGATCGGCTGCACCCCAAGTTTCAGGCTGGAGAAGAAGATGATCACTGTTGGTTGTACCTGTGTGCGGCCCATTGTCCACAATCTTATAGAATGA
- the LOC121393571 gene encoding interleukin-17F-like, whose translation MMASSMGVTMGHVTLLLFALGVIVVSLHGVKAQQRHNDCLPNRDGTFPKVVRVRLNIKKRPHSLGKDFSNRSLSPWDYSKDVDDHRFPSMIHEAKCRHTQCLDARGNLDPSINSVPIRQEILVLRKMKGCNSTFRLEKKMVTVGCTCVWPIVHHLQKDLLPPASSLD comes from the exons ATGATGGCCTCCTCCATGGGAGTCACTATG GGTCACGTTACTCTGCTGCTGTTTGCCCTGGGAGTCATTGTGGTCTCTCTCCATGGTGTGAAGGCACAGCAACGTCATAATGACTGCCTGCCCAATAGAGACGGGACATTTCCAAAAGTGGTGAGAGTCAGATTGAACATCAAAAAACGGCCTCATAGTCTGGGCAAAGATTTCAGCAATCGTTCTCTGTCTCCTTGGGACTACAG TAAAGACGTAGATGACCACAGATTCCCTTCTATGATCCATGAGGCCAAATGCCGTCACACCCAATGTTTGGACGCACGAGGCAACCTGGATCCGAGCATCAACTCCGTTCCTATCAGGCAGGAAATTCTGGTTCTGCGCAAGATGAAAGGATGTAACTCAACTTTTAGGCTGGAGAAGAAGATGGTCACCGTTGGTTGTACCTGTGTTTGGCCTATTGTTCACCATCTGCAAAAGGATTTGTTGCCACCAGCTAGTTCGCTGGACTGA